CTTGAGGGCCTGCTTGAAAAGCCCCTTGCGCCGGAAGCCCACCCCCAGATTGTAATGGGTCATGAATCCGTCCGGGGCCACCTGCACCTGGTTCTCCGAATGACGCTTGATCTCGGTCAGCAGGTCCTGGCTGTAATAATCGATGCCCAGATTCACCTGGGCCTTGGAATAATTGGGATTTAAAGCGATGGCCTGGCGGGATTCCTCGATGGCCTTCTCCAGCAGGCCCTTCTCGCCGTAGGTGAAGCCCAGCAGGAAATGGGCCTCCGAGCCGCCGGGGTTGATCTTTATGGCAGACTCCAGCTGGTTTATGGACTGGTCCAGCAGGCCCAGATTGTAATAGATCTCCCCCAACGCGGTATGGATGACGTATGAACCGGCGTCCAGCTTCAGGGCCTGCTGGTAGATATCCACCGCCTCGTTGAACTGCCCCTGCTGTTTCAGGGTCAGGCCCAGGTAGAGGTAGGCCAGCATGTCGCCGGGCTTAAGCTCCACCGCCTTCTGATAGTTGGCGATGGCCGACTTGTATTGCCCGGTATTGCGCAGGGCCTCGGCCAGCCGGAAGTAGGCGTTGGCGTCGGGGCTTTTCTTCAAAGCCTCCTCGGCCTGCTGTATCTCGTCCCCATAATAGCCGCTCTTGCGGTAGACCACCTCCAGATTGCTCCTGGCCAGCACGTTCTGGGGGTCGATCTCCAGGGCCATCTGCAGCACTTCCACCGCCTCGGCATACATGCCCTTGTTGAAATAGACCACCCCCAGGTTGTTGTGGGCCGAAGCGTCACCGGCGTCTATCCGACTTCGGAAGCCCCGCAGTATCTTCTGCTCATCGGGGCTGACCGGGGAGATGTTTTTTTCTTCAGCGTGTTCCATTTTATAAAATCCGGATCCTCATGAGAATTTATGTTTACCCCAGATGGATGGCTTTAAGTATCACCCCCAGCGAGTCGGGATCCGGCAGCAGCAGGAAATATCCGTGCAGCACGGCGTTTTTCTCCACAAAGCGGAATTCGGTCTCGATGCACACCACCAGATCCTTGTCGTTGCCGAAATCCAGCGACACCGCGTCCAGCACCGCCGAGGCCATGTCCACGGTCATACTGGGCACTGAGGGGACCATCACCAGGCCCAGCAGGTCGCCCAGGGCGTTCATATAGGCGCAGGTCAGGACGTTGGAAACCTCCTTGAGAGCCGATTCCTCCAGCTCCCCGATCACGGTGGTGCTGCCCACCGGCTTTCTCAGCAGACAGTCGGTCAGATGCCAGGCCGCCTCCTGGGGAAACATCAGCAGGGTCCGGCCGGTCATGTCGCCCAGGAAATAGATCAATACCCCGGCCACCACCTCGTTGGGTTTGGCGGCCAGGTTGAATATCTCCTCGATGGGATTGATCCTGATCACCGGCACGTTCACCAGCACTTTCTCGTTGGTCAGCTCCGACAGGGCGGTGGCCGCATGACAGGCCCCGATGTTGGCTACCTCTTTCAGGGCATCCAGCTGTATCTCTCCAAGTTCATTAAGTTCCATTTTTCTACCCTCTCTATATCGCCTGATGTATTTATTTAGATTTTTATCAAATCGCTATGTTGTTGAGATCCAGGATCAGCATGGGGTGGCCCTCCCGGCCGATGGTGGCCCCGCTGAAGGTCTTGATCCCTTTGACAAAACGGGACAGCGGCTTGACCACGATCTCCTGCTGGCCGATCATGGTGTCGAACAGCAACGCCAGCTCCGAACCCTGGCGATCCACGATCAGGGCCGGCCCTTCGCCGATGTCGGTCTCCGGGGAAAGCCCGATGACGCTGGCCAGCCGCACCACCGGGATCACCCGGTTCCGGAACTGCAGCAGCCTCTTGCCATGCAGTGTTTTCAGTGCCTTCTGTTTGATATTGGTGATCTCCTTGACCTGGGTGATGGGGACCGCGTAGGTCTGGTCACCGGCCGAGATCAGCAGGGTCCGGATGATGGCCAGGCTTAAAGGGACGGTGATGCTAAAAACAGATCCCTGGCCGGGCCGGCTCTCCATGGCGAAGCTGCCGCCCATCTCCTCTATCCGGCGCTTGACCACATCCAGCCCCACCCCGCGCCCCGACAGCTCGCTGACCTTGTCGGCGGTGGAGAAGCCCGGCAGCAGCAGGTATTCATACAGCTGCTGGTCGGTCAATTCCGCGGCCCGGCCGGCCGTCAGATATCCGTTGTCTATCACCTTGCGGCGGATCCGTTCCAGGTCGAACCCCTTACCATCGTCGACCACCTTGATCAGGACCTGGTCCTTCTGTTTCTGGGCGGTCAGGGTTATCGAGCCCACCTGGGACTTGCCGGCCTGCTTGCGCTGGTGCGGCAGCTCTATGCCGTGGTCCACCGCGTTCCTCAGCAGATGGATTACCGGCTCGGAAAGCATCTGCAGAATGGCGCGGTCCATCTCCAGCTCCCGGCCCTCCACGGTGAAATCGATCTCCTTGCCCAGCCCCTTGGCGGCATCCCGCACCACCCGGGGGAAACGGTCCAGCACCTCGGACATCGGCACCAACCGGGCGGTCAGCACCTCCTGCTGGAGATCAGAGGCAATCTGGGCGATCTTGTCAACCCCGTCCTGGATGGCCGGGTCTCCGTTCTGGACGGCCAGCTGTTTCAATCTCTCGCGCCACACCACCAATTCGCCCACCAGGTTCATCAGGCTGTCCAGCCGGGCCACGCTGACCTTGACATCCTTGGCTTTCTCCTGGGCCAGCTGGACAAAGGCGCCGATGGTCTTTCTCTCCAGGGCTTCCTCGGCGCTCTCCTCGCGCACCTCTTCGATCTGAATATCCTCGACATCGGCGCAGGAGATATCGTTCCTTAACTCCTCCTGATCTTCTTGGTCGGTGACCAGGAAGATGGTAAAGCCGCGGTCGAATTTTTCCGATTCCAGGTCATGCCTCTCCGGCACGGTGTAGGCCACCCGGCCGATCCTCTCCAGGGTATGCAGGATCAAAAAGGCCCTGGCCGATTTCAGGGAGACATCCTGTTCCAGCAATATCCGGATCTTAAAGACATGGGAGTTGTCGGTTTTAAGAGGGTTGATCCTTTTAAAGTCGCTGCCCCCGTTGGAGGACACCTTGACCGGCTCTGTCTCCTGGGTAACGGCTGTCAATCCCTCAATCTGGCCCACCAGTTCCCGGCACCGCTGGTTGAGGCTCTCGTCCGGCTGTTTCCCGGCCGCCACCAATCCCACCGCCTCTTCCAGAAAATCCAATACCAAAAAGATCAGGTCGATCTCCTCCGAGGCGGCCGCCGTCTGGCGGCGGCGCATCTTATCCAGCAGGTCCTCGCCCTTGTGGGTAAGATCGGCGATGAAATCCAGGCCGATGGAGGCCGCCATGCCCTTGATGGTGTGCATGGACCGGAATATCTCATCCAGCTGGGAGCTCTCGTCGGGCTTCTTCTCCAAGGCCAATAGCGCCTGGTTCAGACTGACCAGGTGTTCTCTGGTCTCCGAAACGAACAGGTTTATGTATTTTGCGGTATCCATAGAATACCTATATCCCCCGGGTCCTCCGCTGACGGCGGAAGCTCCGGGATATCAGGTTATCCTGATGCTCAATGCGGTTATTTCAGCGCCCGCTGGGCCGCTTCCAGAACCCGCGAGGGCTGGAAGGGTTTGACCACGAAATCCCTGGCCCCGGCCTGGATGGCTTCCACCACCAAAGCCTGCTGGCCCATGGCGCTGCACATCAGGATCCGGGCATTGGGATCTAGCTGCATGATGGCTTTGACCGCCTCGATGCCGCCCATATCGGGCATGATGATGTCCATGATCACCAAGTCCGGCTTCAGCTTCTGGTACTGATCCACCGCCTCGGCGCCGGTGGCGCCCTCGCCACAGACCTCGAACTCTCCCTTTTTCAGGA
This sequence is a window from Candidatus Edwardsbacteria bacterium. Protein-coding genes within it:
- a CDS encoding response regulator, coding for MSRRVLVVDDAIFMRTMISDILKKGEFEVCGEGATGAEAVDQYQKLKPDLVIMDIIMPDMGGIEAVKAIMQLDPNARILMCSAMGQQALVVEAIQAGARDFVVKPFQPSRVLEAAQRALK
- a CDS encoding chemotaxis protein CheA; protein product: MDTAKYINLFVSETREHLVSLNQALLALEKKPDESSQLDEIFRSMHTIKGMAASIGLDFIADLTHKGEDLLDKMRRRQTAAASEEIDLIFLVLDFLEEAVGLVAAGKQPDESLNQRCRELVGQIEGLTAVTQETEPVKVSSNGGSDFKRINPLKTDNSHVFKIRILLEQDVSLKSARAFLILHTLERIGRVAYTVPERHDLESEKFDRGFTIFLVTDQEDQEELRNDISCADVEDIQIEEVREESAEEALERKTIGAFVQLAQEKAKDVKVSVARLDSLMNLVGELVVWRERLKQLAVQNGDPAIQDGVDKIAQIASDLQQEVLTARLVPMSEVLDRFPRVVRDAAKGLGKEIDFTVEGRELEMDRAILQMLSEPVIHLLRNAVDHGIELPHQRKQAGKSQVGSITLTAQKQKDQVLIKVVDDGKGFDLERIRRKVIDNGYLTAGRAAELTDQQLYEYLLLPGFSTADKVSELSGRGVGLDVVKRRIEEMGGSFAMESRPGQGSVFSITVPLSLAIIRTLLISAGDQTYAVPITQVKEITNIKQKALKTLHGKRLLQFRNRVIPVVRLASVIGLSPETDIGEGPALIVDRQGSELALLFDTMIGQQEIVVKPLSRFVKGIKTFSGATIGREGHPMLILDLNNIAI
- a CDS encoding chemotaxis protein CheC, which gives rise to MELNELGEIQLDALKEVANIGACHAATALSELTNEKVLVNVPVIRINPIEEIFNLAAKPNEVVAGVLIYFLGDMTGRTLLMFPQEAAWHLTDCLLRKPVGSTTVIGELEESALKEVSNVLTCAYMNALGDLLGLVMVPSVPSMTVDMASAVLDAVSLDFGNDKDLVVCIETEFRFVEKNAVLHGYFLLLPDPDSLGVILKAIHLG